One genomic region from Phoenix dactylifera cultivar Barhee BC4 unplaced genomic scaffold, palm_55x_up_171113_PBpolish2nd_filt_p 000202F, whole genome shotgun sequence encodes:
- the LOC103697749 gene encoding ent-copalyl diphosphate synthase 1, chloroplastic-like, which translates to MLFSAAALIPPSSSALLRPRLPVSLPGPSNLAVVRRPEGNLCLARWRCHAISKGGAQEHGANLVQDGVPVISWREKVLESNDEDQVPEDMRGMINGVKSILSSMDDDGVVSSSPYDTAWVALVRHLNGSGDPQFPSSLQWIAENQMPDGSWGDSIFLAHDRLLNTLACVVALKSWNTHPDICDRGISFLRDNMWRLAQQEGELVLMGFEIAFPALLERAKALGLELPYDDTAVQDIYASRDLKLKRIPYDVLHKIPTTLLYSLEGLPGLDWEKLFKLQCVDGSFLTSPAGTAYALMQTNDEKCLNYLQKTVERFDGGVPNTFPVDLFERLWAIDRLERLGISRYFEPEIKQCLDHVYRNWTEEGIGWTRYCTVYDGDDTSMGFRLLRLHGYDVSPDVFRHFEKEGRFFCFAGQSKQDVTVMCNLNRASQAAFPGEKILEQAKDFTYRFLREKQASNQFLDKWIIAKDLPGEVEYALDFPWYASLPRIEARLYIEHYGGADDVWFAKTLYRLPRVSNDLYLELSKSDFNRCQALHQVEWEGLQKWCEESGLAKHGVRPGGALRAYFLAAACIFEPERAAERLAWARTAIVADAISSYFRSESCSDEMRQALIHDFLDGGRNDQSSTRLGWKRSGLGGEEVVGLALLQLLDCITSDALPANRGNHVDHHLREAWAEWLLTWKHEDEGTHVREETGLLLVRTVEICAGRSGSVEPATARSEFDWLARLTSSVCRRLQRRMLLLQGTPKNLATSEEDKAVEAEMRELTQCVLQRSPSLSSQTKQTFLTVAKSFYYAAHCPSATLYHHISKVLFEPVAQSGCK; encoded by the exons ATGCTCTTCTCGGCCGCTGCCCTGATACCGCCCTCCTCGTCGGCGCTGCTGCGGCCTCGTCTACCCGTTTCTCTTCCCG GTCCGTCTAATCTAGCTGTCGTACGGAGGCCAGAGGGTAACCTATGTCTTGCCCGCTGGAGGTGCCATGCAATATCCAAAGGAGGCGCTCAAG AACATGGTGCAAATTTAGTCCAAGATGGGGTCCCAGTCATCAGCTGGCGAGAGAAAGTTCTTGAATCGAATGATGAGGACCAAGTGCCGGAG GACATGCGGGGGATGATTAATGGAGTGAAGTCGATTCTTAGCTCGATGGATGATGATGGAGTAGTAAGCAGTTCACCATATGACACAGCATGGGTGGCCTTGGTAAGGCACCTAAATGGAAGTGGCGACCCTCAATTCCCATCTAGCCTGCAATGGATTGCCGAAAACCAGATGCCTGATGGCTCATGGGGGGACTCAATTTTCTTGGCTCACGATCGGTTACTCAATACTCTGGCTTGCGTCGTCGCACTAAAATCATGGAATACTCACCCTGATATCTGTGACAGAG GAATTTCTTTTCTTCGCGACAATATGTGGAGGTTGGCTCAGCAAGAAGGAGAGCTGGTGCTCATGGGCTTTGAGATCGCCTTCCCTGCTCTCCTAGAGAGAGCCAAGGCCTTGGGGTTGGAACTCCCTTATGATGATACTGCCGTGCAGGATATATATGCCAGCAGAGACCTAAAGCTGAAGAG GATCCCATATGATGTGTTGCACAAAATACCAACAACACTGCTCTATTCCCTAGAAGGACTGCCTGGTCTGGACTGGGAGAAGCTTTTTAAGCTCCAATGTGTTGATGGGTCCTTCCTAACTTCTCCTGCTGGGACGGCCTATGCTCTCATGCAGACGAACGACGAGAAGTGCCTCAATTACCTTCAGAAAACCGTCGAAAGGTTCGATGGAGGAG TACCCAATACATTCCCTGTCGATCTTTTTGAGCGTCTGTGGGCTATCGATCGGTTGGAGCGCCTTGGGATCTCCCGGTATTTCGAACCCGAGATCAAACAATGCCTGGATCATGTCTATAG AAACTGGACCGAGGAAGGGATTGGTTGGACGAGGTATTGTACAGTATATGATGGGGATGATACGTCCATGGGATTCCGCCTCCTCCGTCTACATGGATACGATGTGTCTCCTG ATGTTTTCAGGCATTTTGAGAAGGAAGGTCGCTTCTTTTGCTTCGCTGGGCAGTCGAAACAAGATGTCACTGTGATGTGCAACCTTAACAGGGCATCTCAGGCGGCCTTCCCTGGGGAGAAAATATTGGAGCAAGCCAAGGATTTCACATATAGATTTCTCCGAGAAAAGCAAGCTTCCAACCAGTTCCTGGACAAGTGGATCATAGCAAAGGACTTGCCCGGTGAG GTGGAGTACGCACTGGACTTTCCCTGGTACGCCAGCCTACCACGCATAGAGGCGAGGTTGTACATCGAGCATTACGGAGGTGCGGATGACGTTTGGTTTGCCAAGACCCTCTACag GTTGCCACGTGTAAGCAACGATCTTTATCTGGAGCTTTCCAAGTCCGACTTCAACCGATGCCAGGCACTCCATCAGGTGGAGTGGGAAGGCCTTCAGAA GTGGTGCGAGGAGAGCGGCCTGGCGAAGCATGGGGTGCGACCGGGCGGCGCGCTCAGGGCCTATTTTCTGGCAGCAGCGTGCATATTCGAACCGGAACGGGCGGCGGAGAGGCTGGCATGGGCTCGGACCGCCATCGTCGCCGACGCCATCTCTTCTTACTTCCGCAGCGAGTCGTGTTCAGATGAAATGAGGCAGGCCCTCATCCACGACTTCCTCGATGGAGGACGCAACGACCAAAGCTCTACCAG GTTGGGGTGGAAGAGGAGTGGACTAGGAGGAGAAGAGGTGGTGGGCCTAGCACTTTTGCAGCTGCTCGACTGCATCACGTCCGATGCATTGCCGGCTAATCGAGGAAACCACGTCGACCACCACCTGAGAGAAGCC TGGGCTGAGTGGCTGCTGACGTGGAAGCACGAGGATGAGGGAACACACGTGCGGGAGGAGACCGGGTTGCTGCTGGTCCGCACCGTGGAGATTTGCGCTGGCCGGTCCGGTTCGGTCGAGCCGGCGACGGCTCGCTCGGAGTTCGACTGGCTGGCCAGGCTCACCTCCTCCGTCTGCCGCCGGCTCCAGCGCCGCATGCTGCTTCTGCAG GGCACCCCAAAGAACTTAGCCACATCCGAGGAGGACAAGGCAGTAGAAGCAGAAATGCGAGAGTTAACACAGTGCGTGCTTCAGAGATCCCCTAGCCTCAGCAGCCAAACCAAGCAGACGTTCCTTACTGTCGCAAAAAGTTTCTACTATGCTGCCCACTGCCCATCTGCTACTCTCTACCATCACATCTCCAAGGTTCTCTTCGAGCCAGTAGCTCAATCTGGCTGCAAATAA